One region of Bifidobacteriaceae bacterium genomic DNA includes:
- a CDS encoding ABC transporter permease — translation MSAAITVFKRVGLALGTLVASTMVVFGAMRLLPGNYADLILGPFASDAAKAEATARLGLDQSVAVQYWRWLTALARGDFGTSFVSGTPIAEELALRLPVTIAIACGAGLAAVVLGTGLGLISAVHARGGAGGAGGRLLSALGISIPEFVLGGVVVYAVSSLGIGSLVGAFAAPGQDWQAFALSMILPTAVLSVFCVSATARTTRDAVLSVLVEPHVTASVSRGETPWFIIRHHVMRNASIPVLTQTATIVAGMLGGAVIVESVFDVPGVGSYLVQALGRRDYGVVQAGVVLAAAVFLASGLIADLAALAIDPRLRSSGRGSRR, via the coding sequence ATGTCGGCGGCGATTACGGTGTTCAAGCGCGTGGGACTCGCGTTGGGCACACTGGTGGCGTCGACAATGGTCGTCTTCGGGGCGATGCGCCTGCTGCCGGGGAATTACGCCGACTTGATACTGGGGCCTTTCGCTTCGGACGCCGCCAAAGCCGAGGCAACCGCCCGACTGGGGCTGGACCAGTCCGTGGCGGTGCAGTATTGGCGCTGGCTCACCGCTTTGGCGCGTGGCGATTTCGGCACGTCTTTTGTCAGTGGCACGCCGATCGCCGAAGAACTGGCCCTGCGACTGCCCGTTACGATCGCAATAGCCTGCGGAGCAGGGCTGGCGGCGGTCGTGCTGGGGACCGGGTTGGGTTTGATCAGCGCGGTCCACGCCCGCGGCGGCGCTGGAGGTGCCGGGGGCCGCTTGCTCAGCGCCCTGGGCATCTCGATCCCCGAGTTCGTGTTGGGCGGCGTGGTGGTCTACGCGGTGTCAAGCCTGGGGATCGGGTCGTTGGTCGGAGCGTTCGCTGCACCGGGCCAGGACTGGCAGGCCTTCGCGCTGTCAATGATCCTGCCGACTGCGGTGCTCTCCGTTTTCTGCGTTTCCGCAACTGCCCGCACCACGCGCGATGCCGTGCTCTCAGTCTTGGTCGAACCGCACGTCACCGCTTCGGTCTCGCGAGGGGAGACTCCTTGGTTCATCATCCGCCATCACGTCATGCGCAACGCCTCAATTCCGGTGCTGACTCAAACTGCCACCATTGTGGCGGGCATGCTCGGCGGCGCCGTCATCGTGGAGTCCGTCTTCGACGTTCCCGGTGTGGGCTCCTACCTGGTCCAGGCTTTGGGTCGGCGCGATTATGGGGTGGTGCAAGCTGGCGTGGTGCTGGCGGCGGCTGTCTTCTTGGCCTCAGGGCTGATTGCGGATCTCGCCGCGCTGGCTATCGATCCGAGGCTGCGGTCTTCTGGGCGTGGGAGCAGGCGGTGA
- a CDS encoding ABC transporter permease: MRARRRPDVLMICAASTLAIMVIATVAWKVAGFGGSAEETVGPRLQPPSAAWPLGTDTLGRSLMPRVLEGIGTTLVLCATAVAVSAVLSVLLGMLAGYLGGAVSEGVSRLVDLVYAFPALVLAILVSAVLGPGRKAAIIAIVFITIPLMTRMVRAASRSVAGRDFVTVARIAGVSTPRILATHIAPNIAGTIAIQVSYALSVAILVEGGLSFLGYGVQVPSASLGSLVGNGMGQLTTAPWLVIAPGTALVASIVSINVIGDALCDRFEPRQTRELS, translated from the coding sequence GTGAGGGCGCGGCGGCGGCCAGACGTGTTGATGATTTGCGCCGCGTCGACGCTGGCGATCATGGTGATCGCCACCGTTGCCTGGAAGGTGGCGGGGTTCGGCGGTTCCGCTGAGGAGACTGTCGGCCCGCGCCTGCAACCGCCGTCCGCGGCTTGGCCGTTGGGCACCGACACTTTGGGTCGTTCTTTGATGCCGCGAGTGCTTGAGGGAATCGGCACCACTCTGGTGCTCTGCGCGACTGCGGTGGCGGTGTCTGCGGTGTTGAGCGTACTGCTGGGGATGCTGGCCGGGTACTTGGGTGGAGCTGTCAGCGAGGGAGTCTCCCGGTTGGTGGATCTGGTGTATGCCTTTCCGGCGCTGGTGCTCGCGATCCTGGTCTCGGCGGTGCTGGGCCCCGGCCGCAAAGCGGCTATCATCGCGATCGTCTTCATCACCATCCCGCTGATGACGCGGATGGTGCGAGCCGCCTCCCGAAGCGTGGCCGGGAGGGACTTCGTGACCGTGGCCCGGATAGCAGGAGTCTCAACCCCGCGCATTCTGGCCACCCACATCGCCCCCAACATTGCCGGCACAATCGCAATTCAAGTGAGTTACGCCCTGTCTGTGGCGATCCTCGTTGAGGGCGGATTGAGTTTCCTGGGGTACGGGGTTCAGGTGCCCTCGGCTTCGCTCGGGTCGCTGGTTGGCAACGGAATGGGGCAGCTCACCACGGCGCCTTGGCTGGTGATTGCCCCGGGAACCGCCCTGGTGGCTTCGATTGTGTCGATCAACGTGATCGGGGACGCCCTCTGCGACCGGTTCGAACCGCGTCAGACCAGGGAGTTGTCGTGA
- a CDS encoding ABC transporter ATP-binding protein, which translates to MGNAVEVRGLRLDYVNGQRRVRALDGVDLTLERGRAVAIVGESGAGKSTLAAVIGRLEPRGAELVEGLVRVADLDVFALDPGARRRFRREHVGYVPQDPIAALDPTMRIGRQLALALKLHNLPASPECCGAMLAEVAMADPQRVARLYPLGLSGGMAQRVAIALALIGKPQVVIADEPTAALDASVREEVITLLFRKAREINAGILWLSHDLRAVTRWCDDVAVMRRGRVVEHGPAARVLTDPSHPYTRHLVDSDPARIKPGQKLEALRGPFSDESADEDPDPCVEEGGHP; encoded by the coding sequence ATGGGTAACGCCGTCGAAGTCCGAGGCCTGCGGCTGGACTACGTCAACGGCCAACGCCGCGTCCGGGCCCTGGACGGAGTTGATCTGACACTAGAGCGGGGAAGGGCCGTGGCGATCGTTGGGGAATCCGGTGCCGGCAAATCGACCTTGGCGGCGGTGATCGGGCGTCTGGAGCCACGGGGCGCCGAACTGGTCGAGGGCCTGGTCCGTGTGGCGGATCTCGACGTGTTCGCGCTGGATCCGGGTGCGAGGCGTCGGTTCCGCCGTGAGCACGTGGGATACGTTCCACAGGACCCCATCGCCGCGCTTGATCCGACCATGCGGATAGGACGGCAACTGGCGCTGGCCCTCAAACTCCACAATTTGCCAGCAAGTCCGGAATGCTGCGGTGCGATGTTGGCAGAAGTGGCCATGGCCGACCCGCAGCGAGTGGCACGGCTCTATCCGCTGGGCCTGTCCGGCGGCATGGCACAGCGGGTGGCCATTGCCCTGGCGCTGATCGGCAAACCGCAGGTGGTCATCGCAGACGAGCCGACGGCGGCTCTCGACGCCAGCGTCCGCGAGGAGGTCATAACCCTGTTGTTCCGTAAGGCGCGGGAGATCAATGCGGGCATCCTCTGGCTCAGCCACGACTTGCGGGCGGTGACGCGCTGGTGCGACGACGTGGCTGTCATGCGCCGGGGTCGGGTGGTGGAACACGGCCCAGCCGCCCGCGTCCTGACTGATCCCTCCCACCCGTACACCCGCCACCTGGTGGATTCTGATCCTGCCCGAATCAAGCCTGGCCAGAAGCTCGAAGCACTTCGAGGGCCGTTTAGCGACGAGTCTGCGGATGAAGATCCCGATCCATGCGTTGAGGAGGGCGGCCACCCGTGA
- a CDS encoding dipeptide/oligopeptide/nickel ABC transporter ATP-binding protein, which translates to MSTVEPVPRSAPVIELKDVSVAFTSGHGRRRRVLKAMDRVNLAIHAGETLGLVGESGSGKTTTAQVALGLRRWDSGTVTFAGEPLTRRLRDRAGRVAAVFQHPLWSLDPKHSALEAVCEPLHVTARGLPAATRRERAAAMLRDVGLGEDYAQRRPHELSGGQRQRVSIARALVTNPEFIVFDEAVSALDVSVQAQILALLTALQSQHSFAALFISHDLAAVRYVSHHVAVMVQGRIVEQSDTQTFYAGAAHPYSKQLIEELNR; encoded by the coding sequence GTGAGCACAGTCGAGCCCGTCCCCAGGTCCGCCCCGGTAATCGAGTTGAAGGACGTGAGCGTGGCCTTCACTAGCGGCCATGGCCGCCGCCGGCGCGTTCTGAAGGCGATGGACCGAGTCAACTTGGCCATCCATGCGGGCGAGACGCTCGGCTTGGTCGGCGAATCTGGTTCCGGGAAAACCACCACCGCCCAGGTTGCCTTGGGGCTGCGGCGCTGGGATTCGGGAACCGTCACCTTCGCCGGAGAACCCCTCACCCGCCGCCTCCGTGACCGGGCCGGACGGGTGGCGGCCGTCTTCCAACACCCGCTGTGGTCACTCGACCCGAAGCACAGCGCCCTCGAAGCCGTCTGCGAACCGCTTCACGTGACGGCTCGCGGCTTGCCAGCGGCAACGCGGCGAGAGCGGGCGGCGGCCATGTTGCGAGACGTGGGCCTGGGTGAGGACTACGCTCAACGCCGTCCGCACGAGTTGTCAGGCGGCCAGCGTCAACGGGTCTCGATTGCCCGCGCCCTGGTCACAAACCCTGAGTTCATAGTCTTTGATGAGGCTGTCAGTGCCCTCGACGTCTCGGTGCAGGCCCAGATCCTGGCCCTGCTCACCGCCTTGCAGAGCCAACATTCGTTTGCCGCCCTGTTTATCTCTCACGACTTGGCTGCTGTGCGTTATGTGTCCCATCACGTCGCCGTCATGGTCCAAGGCCGGATCGTAGAGCAGTCCGACACCCAAACGTTTTACGCCGGAGCGGCCCATCCCTACTCGAAGCAACTGATTGAGGAGCTCAACCGATGA
- a CDS encoding P1 family peptidase: MTNPPRPAPFHVGQGGPTNRTARPRASFSAGRGEVVFDFPGVRIGTAEYAEGPTGATVLAFERALPTAVDRRGGAIGATGCYPENHAICLAGGSVYGLAAAAGVAEALLEEDGAKTAFDQLKLVSGAIIYDFSVRRNAVFPDAALGAAALAAAREGRASFGRVGGGIGASVGKVDPVRGEFAGQGVAFEQVGPVKVLVVSVVNAVGVVVGRDGRVVRGNCDRATGRRCLPVEDWRDGIGRLEPVRVSGGNTTVTAVVTNIALAPPDLAQFAAQVHSSMHRAIQPFHTALDGDILFAVTTEDVTWSACLGSGFEDQAAVSVALGALAGEVAWDAVLAAVD, encoded by the coding sequence ATGACTAACCCCCCGCGCCCTGCCCCGTTCCACGTTGGCCAAGGCGGCCCGACCAACCGGACCGCGCGGCCTAGGGCCAGTTTCAGCGCCGGACGCGGAGAAGTCGTTTTCGACTTTCCGGGCGTGCGAATCGGCACGGCCGAATACGCCGAGGGTCCCACCGGGGCCACCGTCTTGGCCTTCGAACGTGCCCTGCCGACTGCTGTCGACCGGCGGGGCGGCGCCATCGGCGCGACCGGTTGCTACCCCGAGAACCACGCCATCTGCCTGGCTGGCGGGTCCGTCTACGGACTGGCTGCCGCCGCCGGCGTGGCCGAGGCGCTGCTCGAGGAGGACGGTGCTAAAACGGCCTTCGACCAACTCAAGTTGGTCAGCGGAGCGATCATCTACGACTTCTCGGTCAGGCGCAACGCGGTTTTTCCGGACGCCGCCCTGGGCGCGGCCGCCCTGGCCGCCGCTCGCGAAGGCCGCGCGTCCTTTGGGCGAGTTGGCGGGGGCATTGGAGCGTCAGTCGGCAAAGTCGATCCCGTGCGCGGCGAATTCGCTGGTCAAGGAGTCGCCTTTGAGCAGGTCGGGCCAGTCAAAGTCCTGGTGGTGAGTGTGGTCAACGCCGTCGGCGTAGTAGTCGGGCGCGACGGCCGGGTGGTGCGGGGGAATTGCGACCGTGCCACCGGACGAAGGTGCCTGCCGGTCGAAGACTGGCGTGACGGCATCGGCCGTCTGGAGCCAGTCCGCGTCAGCGGCGGCAACACGACCGTCACGGCCGTCGTGACGAACATCGCCTTGGCGCCGCCGGATTTGGCGCAGTTTGCGGCGCAAGTGCATTCCTCGATGCACCGCGCCATCCAACCGTTTCACACCGCCCTCGACGGTGACATCCTGTTCGCGGTCACCACCGAGGATGTGACCTGGTCGGCATGTCTCGGCAGTGGGTTTGAGGACCAGGCGGCTGTTTCGGTGGCACTGGGTGCCCTTGCCGGCGAGGTCGCCTGGGATGCAGTCCTGGCGGCGGTTGACTGA
- a CDS encoding FMN-binding negative transcriptional regulator has product MHTFAQFTTGSSHARQIIARHPLALVVAVICDAWPEGVHVPVVFANDEAPDAPVVGSELVGHMARSNPLLTELRRDGRALAVFTGPGCYVSPTATGVEPDVPTWDYAAVHVRGRVAIVDDEAGCLKIVTRTVEAFEALEPVHWDMAGSLTLFRRIVRDAVGFRLRVEAMDEMVKMSQDLAPETRRRIAQAASERGGDGAEVAEWIRRTGGEQA; this is encoded by the coding sequence ATGCATACCTTTGCCCAGTTCACCACGGGATCAAGCCACGCGCGCCAGATCATTGCGCGCCATCCGCTGGCTTTGGTGGTCGCCGTGATCTGTGACGCCTGGCCCGAAGGCGTCCACGTCCCGGTGGTGTTCGCCAATGACGAGGCCCCGGACGCCCCTGTGGTGGGCAGCGAACTGGTCGGCCACATGGCCCGGTCGAATCCCCTTTTGACGGAATTGCGGCGTGACGGCCGGGCGCTGGCGGTGTTCACCGGGCCGGGCTGTTACGTCTCGCCAACTGCGACCGGGGTGGAGCCGGACGTTCCTACCTGGGATTACGCGGCCGTCCACGTGCGCGGCAGGGTGGCGATCGTGGACGACGAAGCCGGCTGTTTGAAGATTGTCACGCGAACGGTCGAGGCGTTCGAGGCCCTCGAACCGGTTCACTGGGACATGGCCGGTTCGCTGACGCTGTTCCGGAGGATTGTCCGCGACGCCGTTGGCTTCCGACTGCGCGTGGAGGCAATGGATGAGATGGTCAAAATGAGCCAGGACCTGGCGCCGGAAACCCGACGGCGGATCGCTCAAGCCGCGAGCGAGCGTGGGGGGGACGGCGCCGAGGTGGCGGAATGGATCAGAAGAACGGGTGGCGAACAGGCTTGA
- a CDS encoding C45 family peptidase, whose translation MGQADAAEAFGAHFASLIQRAVREYRWLFDVLGLEPGTVRRLALEGLDALRDWAPDLAMEVQALARGAGLPVEDAAMLSARTEILAAASRGSGRECSTAVHLPADGSAPRTLQTWDWLDCVCGHAAVRHMASPGPGRLGLWMFTEMGQIGKVGVNSAGLGLHFNILNHESDSGLAGVPVHAVARRIVDTAEDLAAATEIAASARVAASTAMTVAVSARPGRAAGAVCLEVSPAKVEVLGLEKGGTLVHTNHFLSPSLACGDISPHLAESRERFTELVARADGVREPDSLRRVTALAGRDAGGCLTVMSGPDTPAEEFWVTKATVCLELDPPGLAFCEGGLAAASPQTWRRIPPASPV comes from the coding sequence GTGGGTCAAGCTGATGCCGCTGAGGCCTTCGGCGCTCACTTCGCCTCGTTAATCCAGCGCGCCGTGCGCGAATACCGGTGGCTGTTCGACGTGCTGGGCTTGGAGCCGGGGACAGTTCGGCGGCTCGCCTTGGAAGGGCTTGACGCGCTTCGAGACTGGGCACCCGACCTGGCGATGGAAGTGCAGGCCTTGGCGCGGGGCGCCGGGTTGCCTGTGGAGGACGCGGCCATGCTTTCGGCGCGGACCGAAATCCTGGCGGCGGCCTCACGGGGATCCGGCCGCGAGTGTTCGACCGCAGTGCACCTGCCGGCCGACGGATCGGCGCCGCGCACTCTCCAGACTTGGGATTGGCTCGACTGTGTATGCGGGCACGCGGCTGTTCGCCACATGGCCAGCCCCGGTCCGGGCAGGCTGGGGTTGTGGATGTTCACCGAAATGGGGCAAATCGGGAAGGTTGGGGTCAACTCCGCCGGTCTGGGCTTGCACTTCAATATCCTGAACCACGAGTCTGACTCCGGCTTGGCTGGGGTGCCGGTCCACGCCGTGGCGCGGCGCATAGTCGACACGGCCGAAGACTTGGCTGCGGCCACCGAGATCGCTGCTTCGGCGCGGGTGGCGGCATCGACGGCGATGACTGTCGCTGTGTCGGCGCGGCCCGGCCGCGCGGCTGGAGCCGTGTGCCTGGAGGTCAGCCCCGCGAAGGTCGAGGTCCTAGGACTGGAAAAGGGGGGCACCCTGGTCCATACCAACCATTTCCTGTCCCCCTCTCTGGCCTGTGGCGACATCAGCCCGCATCTAGCTGAGTCGCGCGAGCGCTTCACCGAATTGGTTGCCCGAGCAGACGGCGTCAGGGAACCGGACTCGCTCAGGCGAGTGACGGCCCTGGCCGGGCGGGACGCTGGTGGCTGTCTGACCGTCATGTCCGGTCCGGACACCCCCGCCGAGGAATTCTGGGTCACCAAGGCGACGGTCTGCCTGGAACTGGATCCTCCGGGTTTGGCCTTCTGCGAGGGCGGCCTGGCCGCAGCCAGCCCTCAGACCTGGCGCCGCATCCCGCCGGCGTCTCCCGTGTGA
- a CDS encoding substrate-binding domain-containing protein, with product MPPGPVDSDRLEMHNPPITAIDVRPREAGATCARLLFDIVAGTAPANTQVEHAVRVVRRASTARLPA from the coding sequence GTGCCGCCAGGGCCCGTCGACTCCGACCGCTTGGAAATGCACAACCCGCCGATCACCGCGATCGACGTGCGCCCACGTGAGGCAGGCGCCACCTGCGCCCGTCTCCTGTTCGACATAGTGGCCGGAACTGCACCGGCCAATACCCAGGTCGAGCACGCCGTCCGCGTGGTCCGCCGCGCCTCCACGGCGCGCCTGCCGGCGTGA